A region of the Epinephelus fuscoguttatus linkage group LG22, E.fuscoguttatus.final_Chr_v1 genome:
TGTGATGCCTATAtactgaatgaaaaaaaaaaaagttttaacattgCAGCAACTAAAATGTGCCGATTCCATCTGCCTAGAACAATTTCTTCAAAATTTTGCCGAACAATTATAGCAGTGGCTAGTCTCGAGTCTCCCTtgctggttagctatggatgccaaatcccAAAAAAATTAAAGTCTTGGAATTAAATAGAGAATTTAGTagttcatgttttctttcactGCCAgttctgcaaagttaaagtatttgataatcataaatagtgccCTGCAGAGTAGACACCTTGTGGGAAAACATAtcaatgaatgctcatttagactaCTAGtataggctaatttagactttaCATGCTATGTTACCTTCATTATGAGGctcaaatatattttgcagctccacaaatataatttattattattatttttggtcaaaaatggctcttttgattgtaaaggttgccgacccctgacTTAGGTAAAAGGCTACAGTCATGTCAGTGATATGAGACACATGTTTAAGTATCAAAATGTAGTTAAGTATCTAAAGTATAGAAGTAGATTACTCATTTTGCAGATTGGTCTTTTTAGGGGTGTTAAATCATTATATACTGTATTATCCTaatttttgatgttttaatgtaatttttaagcagcattttaatgtagCTAATACATTTAGAGCTGCTTTTTACAATTTTATATAATGCTTTGTTGTTTAATCTATAACAATAAGACTAAGTTACACAGGTGTCATGGCAGTGGGGAGTAGTGTACAACATATCCTACAATATTTGCCAcagaaatgtagtgaagtagaaGTTGAAAGTAACTTTATACAGAACTGGTGTTACTGTTTCCTGTTACTGATCACAGTGGcattttttcactgtttgtaTTGCACCATATATTCCAAAAATCACTACTATTTGtttcttgtctttgtgtttttgtggctgtttttgtcaatCATTTTCAAGAAGTTCTATATTAAAGATCAGCAATCTTATTTTACCTTTGCTTCATAGTAGTTCTACAACTGTGATGACCATAACAGGTACACACTTTACCAAAATGACCAAATACGCATTGAGCCCACGTTTCTGTACACTGCATCACGAGTAAACACATGCGACGCATGTTCCTATTCCCGGATTGGTCAGTGATGCCGGGAAACCTCCTCGTGACATGTCAGCCGGTATAAATACTCGGTGCCGCCCTCTCGTAATGCAGCCCTGGTTTATGAGGGAAAATGTATCGTCTCGGCCAACAGTCTATCTCCAAGATCGCCTTCAATTCCTTTTTATCCGCTGTGCCACgggaatattttcattttacgAGACAATATAATAAAAGCTGGTCGTGTATTGGCTGATTTTTGATCATATTGTACATTAATCTGCACGAAAATGCCGAGGACCAAGAAGAAGAATAGCAGGGGTAAGTGAGCGAGCGGCCGCATTGCTTTGGCCTTGCTTATGTGACGCGTGTATGTTGATGGGAATTGTAGTTCTTTTCATGTTGCCAGTCCATTGAGAGGAGTTGAACGTGTTTACAAGAAGGACTACAAATATCAGAGGCGGGCCTACGTCAAAACACAAAGCTAACTAGCTGTGCTCACACAAAGCACCGCTCTTAGAAAAACGTGCCATCATATGACAGTGtacttttgctttatgtttatcATTATTTACACTCTTTTTTGTTTATATACTAATTTGTATTGTTAACGGGCACACTGTCGCACTTTACGGTacaagctaacagctagctaatGTCAACTTCCCACTAGCAAGATGTGGTTGCTAGGTAAAGTacatttatataaacatatttctgtgaCAACTTGACAGCTTTGAGCATGGTATTAGCTTCGATAGAcgaataaatctttttttttttttttgtaggtctaaattaaagataaaatgttagctagctcgaATCTAGTAAAGTGAGGTCGCCTTGTTTAAGGATTGACCTCAGTTGATCTTTAGCCGAATTTTTGTGTGTCAGAAAGCATTTCCGACTAACGTCACTGAGTTTTAACTAGTATTTAAGACAGACAACCGTCTTTTACATTGGTTGTTATTGTTATACGACAGAAGGCGGACATTTTGGACTCCAGAGAGCGGGGTGGAAAAGAGGCGGCGCCCGGTTCTCAGAAGTCAGCTGGCGTGGGGGAAGAGTCCACGTCAACACATAGAAATAGCCCATATTAGGTTGATAAAATGGCCTTTTATCAGTCAGTTGACAGTGTTTCACGGGTTTAACGTTACATTTTAAGTACTCTCATTTTTGGTTGCGACTTCTCTAAAAACGTGGTCTCACAGTGAAAGGCTTACCAGCATGTGTCTCAGAGGTGAATTCAGGTCAGCACAGAGACGCCTGTTGTGTCTGGTTGCAGTGCAAAACAACTGAGGCTGCGATTTCCTACACTTTATGAGGCGTTTATTGGATGTTTCTCACAACTAATACAACTGAGGCTTTTGAGATTTGAAAAATTAACAGACAAAAGATTTTCGCACCCTGTTTAGCTGTGAATTTTCACAACTCTCCCACACAAGACCTTCAAAATATTCTGCTTAGACTGGCAACCATACAAGTGTGTTTCGAAGTGCCTGTTTGCAGGTTTCATTCCAGTTTCAAGTATTCTAACTGTTCCCTTTCTTAATCACTTGTATTGTCTGCTCTGAATTTGGACAGCAAAATCAGCTTCCCGTTTGCCCTCCATGACACTTTGCTTGCTGTTGTGGTTTTGGACAAAACTGTATTCTGATCAGCAGTTTTGCACCTGAGAGTAACTACCGACAGTGGCAGATTGTCAGAGCGTCTGTCATGTCACAAATGTTCAGTTGACCCATGTCCCTCCAACCTGAAcataatgttgtgtttacacagTCAACAGAAGTGTGGGTTTACCCTTGACCCTGAAAAACATGGTGCATTTTCATGCGAGATAATGAAAGTACAGTAGGATAAGGCATGCTAAGGACAAAAATACAGATTAGATAACTGCAGTATCCACTGCAGCACCTGCGTGGTGCTGGGGTTACATAATAGGCTCAACCAGACCTGCTGCACTGTACTAATGCATTTGATTAGATTAGGAGAAATTATATTTTCAGTGctcatgtctgttttttttgtgtgttcagGGGGGCAGCATGGAAATGTGCAGCCTTTCAGTGATGAGGATGCCTCCATTGAGACCCTCAGTCATTGCAGCAGCTTCAGTGATACCATCAGTGTTGCAGATgaaggtatgtgtgtgtatgttctgTACTCTAGTCTTTGTTTCAACTTGTTGGTATGTGTGCTGGCTGTGCTGtcagtgggtgtgtctgtgttggccAGTGTTAGTAGTGTGTGAGCACTTAGGAATGTAGTAAATGCCTAGCTCATCTCTTGGTTTGATTTTTGCCATAAAACTTGTTATTGGGCAAACGTGTGTTGTCCAGTAACTCTTATCAATACCTTGAAGCCTAACAGGCATGTGTCTACTTCCTGTGGTGTTGCCAggtggagaggccagtgaggaCCAAGCCCAGGAGGATTTCCAGTACAAGCTGAAGGGGTTCATAGACAGCACGGTAGATAAGAGGTAATAGAAATGACTTCCTGCTTTTCAGCACTCGACACGCACACATTATCTGATCTTGGCATGAAGCCTGTGACATGTCCTGTACAGAGTTTCCCCTTTTTCGACAAGATatattgaaaataaagtgaCTTTATTCTGTAAAGAATGCTGCATAAAAGCAAGGtacaaaacattttagtttagAACGATTTAGGAATCTTTTGCCCACAAAGAATATGATAGAATAAATAACAATAGTACAAAAGAGATTGACAAAGTAATTTAACAAAAATAGGTGTACATAGTTGTGGACTAAACCCTTGAAGTATTGACAAAGAGcctccagaaacatacaattttaAGAAGGTGCAACTAACGTGGTTTAAGCTTATTTCTGGGAGTCTGAGTTTAGAGTGCTTCTGTCAATCACAGGAGAAAGGTATCATTGAGGTTTACAGCCCAGTCAAGTTAAAAACAGAATTCAACATGTGTCTGCTGAGCTTGATCATATTTAGGTATGGCTGCACCAGTAGTCCCACTTCATTGCCAGTGCAATGAGGGAATTAAATTTTAAGCTTTGGCACATTAGCAGCACATTACAACATTTGATGAGTGATTAATGTTACAAATAGTAGTTCAACTTTGCTTGTAAAATCAAGGGCTAAAGTGACTTTGCTAGTCCCAGTACATATAAAATTTAAGAGTAtataaaaacaatgaacaaaCGAGCTTAACATTTTAGCTCACAGAATAATACTtaaaacttttaatttgaaattgcTCTAATTGATCAGTGCTGGGTTTCAGTCAGTTAACTCCTAGGACCCTCAATCAAGCTTCTGGCCAAAGCAGTGGGTGTGATTAGCACATGCTATTTACATGCAGGGTTCTCAGAGATCCTTAAAGTCTTAAAGGCATtgaattatttatcaaaaataaggccttaattggtattaaaatgtccaaaatcagtctttcaaaagtcttCAAAATGGGGAACAAGGGAAGTAGAATTTttgaaccttttttttcctaacatctcattgtaaaatctcaaaatatgatatcgatttttattttatttgtattaattGATTAAATTCCTCTCGCATTAGGGTGCCATTAGGATAAAGGAACCCACAACACACATATTTCTTTGTGAGGCAGTGGAatcccacatgcagagtgagaaatACAATATCCCCAAGAAAACCCGGCCAATAAATGGCTTATATTTTCCAGTTTTGCCCTACCCTCGTCTCTGCCAATCATGTTTAATGTTATATTATTTACCAAATTCTCCCAAACCCTAGGTAATTAGTATAGTTTTCTTAAGTTTTgatttattgtaaaaataaccTTGAGTTTTATTTCAAGTGGCATTAAAAGTCTTGTTCTCACTTGCATTTAGCTGTAGGACCTTGTACATGGTATAATTCtttttatgaaaatatattttattataatatCTCCCTGTTAGGCATCACTCTTCAGTCATGTTAATGTTAAACAAGAGACAAGAATGTGTATAATAGCAGTACTGTTTGTGTACATGTTTCCTCAGTGCTAAGACCAGACAAGGGGCGCTGGATGGGCTCAAGACGGCCATGGCCACACGGATCCTGTATGAGTTCATCTCAGAGAGAAGGATGACCATCACAGACAGCATCGAACGCTGCCTCAAGAAAGGTACCAGAAAAGATAACTGAAGTGTTTTATCAAAAGTCTGGTCCTCCTCGCCAATGGCACAGCAGGTGTTTTGCGGTTTTGTTTGCCTTTTATAGCATCAGTGGTTCTGAAAGTGGTGTAATGCTGGGGTTAAATATATGCTCTGTAGCTGTACATCTACATATTGTTATTTTATAGGATCTGTTTGATATTTTCTGCATGATATGGTGAGGGTAAATATATCTCTATTTTGTGTCAAATGTTCCCTGAGCTGAAGGGAAATGTTAATGCCCACTCTTCTTCCCGCCAGGCAAAGGCGAGGAGCAGCGGGCAGCAGCTTCTTTAGCCTGCCTGCTGTGTATCCAGCTGGGCTCCGGCATCGAGAGCGAGGAGGTGTTCAAGACCCTGAAACCCATCTTCAAAAACATCCTGGCGGACGGAGCAGCCAATATACAAGCCAGACAGGCTGTGAGTACCTGATATTGTTGGGAAAAGCAGTACctaatatttttatgacatcCGAAGAATGCATTGTTGACAGGTTGTGGAACAAATTACACAATACCTGCTGTTAAGTGTATGTGTGGGTTTTTCTGTAATGTGTATATGCTGTGAAACGTCAACTGAGCACATCTGTTTCTCTTAATAGGTGGCAACAAGTCTGGGCCTCTGTACTTTAGTAGCAGAAGATGACATTTTGGTGAGTTCTTGATCACTTTTAGTGTCTATTCTGTAGTTTGACACCTCTGGGCTCGAGGGCGAGCCGCCGCGATGTCTCTTCTACAACCTCTGGCAGTCGTTCATTTGAACTCATTATCAGTTGTGACACTGTGCCTCATTCAGGCTTAATGTTCATGTTAACTGCACTGGCAGCTTCACTCAGACTGTGCCTGGAGTAATTAGTCACAAAGTCATAAAAATTTTATCTGTGTGGACTGGTGGTGTTTTCATTACCCTTCAAGCGTTTGATTTTTGCAAACACCTGTCTTCACATGTTCCCTGCTGCTTCCTGCTCTAGGATGTCCATGCAACCATGGAGTGCTTTGAGAACCTGTTCACCCGGTCCTATGCGAAGATGGATGGAACCTGTCCTTTGATCAGTCCCCAGACGAGCCAGCTCCACACCAACGCCCTGCTGTCTTGGGCACTGCTGCTCACCATCTGCACTGCCAGCCAGCTCAAAGACATCCTGCGCAAGTAAGCCTCACTTTTGTCAACCCCTTAACTTAGTTTCACAGCCAAGTTTGTTGCCTTGACCGCACATTTCATTTGAGTGCAACCCAAGCCCAGATACTGAAATGTAAGAAGTGAtgcatgtattttttaaataattttgattgcatgtgttttgttgtgcAGACACCTGCCTAAACTGCCAAGACTGCTAGAAAGTGAGGATGTCAACATGAGAATTGCTGCAGGGGAGACCATTGCACTGCTCTTTGAGTTGGCCAGAGACATGGACCCTGTAAGTTCATTGTAATCTTTTAAAGTACAGCACACTCAAATACTGGGACTAAAATTGGGACTAAATTTCAGGTGTGAGATGAATAAGGGACTGtaattttggctttattttgcCCTAAATTTCATGTTTACTCGACTGTCTTTCTGTAAACAGCTGTTTAGTGTTGCTAGTATGATGCCTCtcacttttttactttttaaatggtcatgaatgcagcatttgtttttctgtgtcccCTCAGGAGTTTGAGTTTAACGACTGGGATGAACTGTGTGACAAACTGAACGCGTTGGCCACAGACTGTAACAAGCACAGAGCTAAGACAGACAAGAGGAAGCAGCGGTCGGTGTTTAGAGACGTACTCAAGGCTGTTGAGGTGGGTGTTTGGTGCATTTTCGATGCTCCTTCCTCCTTTTATCCTGAGTGTCTTAGAGGCACAAATTAGAGATTTAGTGTTTTTTATTCAAGACAATTAAGAGGATACTTTTTAGGAGGACTGAAGCTATcaagtaaatgttctgtttttgtctctggcCATTTTTATTTGTCTAACCTCCATCTTTGTCCTTCCAGGAGGGCGACTTCCAGTCTGAGACCATTCGCTTTGGGACAGAGCGCATGACCATTGACAGCTGGGTCAGAAAGAGGACCTATGACGCCTTCAGAGAGTTCGTGGGCTCTGGGATGAACTACCACTTGCAGGTATGTTTACAATACGTCGTTACATGTTGGTGGAGTATGGCGTAAATGTATGAGTCAGTGACAGCACTTCAATGCGTGTGAGCCAACATTCTAATTTAAATGCACTGCAGAATCACGAGTTTGGGTTGTTGCGTCAGATGATGTGTAACAGGAGCTCTTTTCTCCTGCACTGACACAGCAATAAAAGACAATGAAGATCTGCAGGCCTGCCTGATGCAGGAAGACAACACTTAGAACTTGATTTAGGATAATGTTTCGTACTGTAAGGGGGGGAAAAAGTAGCTGGTTGGAGAGTAGTCTGCACCTTGGCTTGCAGCCAGCGCTTGTGGAACACTGCAACATTTCACAAGTGAAGATGAGACAATGGAACATATTTCAGAGCCCATAACGCTGTAAACAGTGTCTAAAATTATCATTCAGATTCTGTATTGTCTCATGGTGATGGTCGGTAGAGgtgttttgttgattttattGGCAGCCAGAGGATATACAAAAGACAACTGCAGATTCTTTACTTCACACCTGCTTTGGCAGTTATATATTACAACAAAATCAAGTGCTTAAAGGTAAGAAAACAATGAAtaagccaaaaaacaaaaataaacttaaaataaaaaggagaaagaaaacgTCAAGCTTCAAGTCAGTTTCAATCAGTCACATTTTGTCCAATTAGATCCCAAATAAAgaggaaataaatcaaaaatatttaactaaaTGAAATAACAGTGGAAGTATGAGAACTACACTTGAATGTAACTCACT
Encoded here:
- the ifrd1 gene encoding interferon-related developmental regulator 1, giving the protein MPRTKKKNSRGGQHGNVQPFSDEDASIETLSHCSSFSDTISVADEGGEASEDQAQEDFQYKLKGFIDSTVDKSAKTRQGALDGLKTAMATRILYEFISERRMTITDSIERCLKKGKGEEQRAAASLACLLCIQLGSGIESEEVFKTLKPIFKNILADGAANIQARQAVATSLGLCTLVAEDDILDVHATMECFENLFTRSYAKMDGTCPLISPQTSQLHTNALLSWALLLTICTASQLKDILRKHLPKLPRLLESEDVNMRIAAGETIALLFELARDMDPEFEFNDWDELCDKLNALATDCNKHRAKTDKRKQRSVFRDVLKAVEEGDFQSETIRFGTERMTIDSWVRKRTYDAFREFVGSGMNYHLQANEFIRDVFELGPPMLVDSATMKAMKISRFERHLHNSAAFKARTKARSKFRDKRVDVGEF